In Thalassotalea sp. Sam97, a single window of DNA contains:
- the rpsF gene encoding 30S ribosomal protein S6 — protein sequence MRHYEIVFMVHPDQSEQVNGMIQRYTDMITAAEGQIHRLEDWGRRQLAYPINKLHKAHYVLMNVEAPQSVIDELETSFRYNDVVIRNMIMRTKGAVTEASPMAAAKEERQDRREKKEVAKEAPAAEAQAEEAASEE from the coding sequence ATGCGTCATTACGAAATCGTATTTATGGTTCACCCTGATCAGAGTGAACAAGTTAACGGTATGATCCAACGTTATACCGACATGATCACTGCAGCTGAAGGCCAAATCCACCGTCTAGAAGACTGGGGTCGTCGTCAGTTAGCATACCCAATCAACAAACTGCACAAAGCTCACTACGTTCTAATGAACGTTGAAGCGCCACAGTCTGTTATTGATGAATTAGAAACTTCTTTCCGTTACAACGATGTAGTTATCCGTAACATGATCATGCGTACTAAAGGTGCGGTAACTGAAGCTTCTCCAATGGCTGCTGCCAAAGAAGAGCGTCAAGACCGTCGCGAGAAAAAAGAAGTTGCTAAAGAAGCGCCAGCTGCTGAAGCACAAGCTGAAGAAGCTGCAAGCGAAGAATAG
- the rlmB gene encoding 23S rRNA (guanosine(2251)-2'-O)-methyltransferase RlmB, with product MAKHDELVLGIHAVNALIKRSPERFIEIWFLKGREDERLLPIINLARKYGVAIQFTHRKAMDEKSQGEQHQGVIAKVKPGKTYTEQDIDDIVLQAEQRGEVPFLLVLDGVTDPHNLGACLRNADAAGVQAIIVPKDNAARITSTVRKVAVGAAETVPLVQVTNLARALKQLQTLGVWVIGTAGEAEQSLYDAKLVGPMALVMGAEGKGMRRLTRETCDELVKLPMAGAVSSLNVSVASGICLFEIVRQRLAN from the coding sequence ATGGCAAAACACGATGAATTAGTGCTCGGCATTCACGCTGTAAACGCATTAATTAAACGTTCTCCAGAGCGTTTTATTGAAATTTGGTTTTTAAAAGGGCGAGAAGATGAGCGTCTGCTACCCATCATTAATTTAGCCCGCAAGTATGGCGTTGCCATACAGTTTACTCATCGCAAAGCGATGGATGAGAAAAGCCAAGGCGAACAGCACCAAGGCGTGATTGCTAAAGTTAAGCCGGGTAAAACCTACACAGAACAAGATATAGACGATATTGTGTTGCAAGCAGAGCAACGCGGTGAAGTCCCATTTTTGTTAGTACTTGATGGCGTAACAGATCCCCATAACCTAGGAGCCTGTTTACGTAATGCTGATGCGGCAGGCGTGCAAGCGATTATTGTCCCTAAAGATAATGCAGCACGTATTACTTCAACGGTCCGTAAGGTAGCGGTTGGTGCCGCTGAAACCGTGCCTTTAGTGCAAGTAACGAATTTAGCGCGTGCTCTTAAGCAACTACAAACACTTGGTGTTTGGGTGATCGGCACGGCTGGTGAAGCAGAGCAGTCACTATATGATGCTAAGCTCGTTGGCCCTATGGCGTTAGTTATGGGCGCAGAAGGCAAGGGCATGCGTCGCTTAACTCGCGAAACTTGTGATGAGCTTGTGAAACTGCCAATGGCGGGTGCGGTATCGAGTTTAAATGTATCGGTAGCTTCAGGTATTTGTTTATTTGAAATTGTTCGTCAACGTTTAGCAAACTAG
- the rpsR gene encoding 30S ribosomal protein S18 has product MSRLFRRRKFCRFSAEGVAEIDYKDIATLKNYITESGKIVPSRITGTSAKYQRQLGRAIKRARYLSLLPYTDLHK; this is encoded by the coding sequence ATGTCTCGTTTATTTAGACGTCGCAAGTTCTGTCGCTTTAGCGCAGAAGGCGTAGCAGAAATCGATTACAAAGACATCGCTACGTTAAAAAACTACATCACTGAAAGTGGTAAAATCGTTCCTAGCCGTATCACTGGTACTTCAGCTAAGTATCAACGTCAACTTGGTCGTGCGATCAAGCGTGCTCGTTACTTATCTTTATTACCATATACTGATCTTCACAAGTAA
- the priB gene encoding primosomal replication protein N has translation MTDNCLVLVGEVQKAPKVAITPAGIAHCQFPIEHRSMQMEEGMSRQAYARMQVVATGQWSQNLSRELVVGSKVKVTGFINRHESRNGNPILVLHAQHIEIVN, from the coding sequence GTGACTGATAATTGCCTTGTTTTGGTTGGTGAGGTGCAAAAAGCACCGAAAGTAGCCATAACACCTGCCGGTATCGCTCACTGCCAATTTCCAATTGAGCATCGCTCAATGCAAATGGAAGAAGGCATGAGTCGCCAAGCTTACGCTAGAATGCAGGTGGTTGCGACAGGTCAATGGTCACAAAATTTATCTCGTGAATTAGTAGTGGGTAGCAAAGTGAAAGTGACAGGTTTTATTAACCGTCATGAATCCAGAAACGGCAATCCGATTTTGGTATTGCATGCCCAACACATTGAAATTGTTAATTAG
- the rnr gene encoding ribonuclease R: MKAKDPNYQREAAKYDKPIASREFLLALLEQKGFPMSFAQILKALDYRDEERKIAVKRRLRAMENAGQLVFTKFKQYAIATEKKIITGEVIGHRDGFGFLKPDEGDKDLFIPYHEMRKLLHGDIVEARVTESSDAKGKQEVKILDVLVPRQAKVIGRLFVERSVITVIPEDARLDHEIIIPSDKRLGARHGQMVIVELIQRPTKRNVALGKVVEVLGEHMAPGMEVQVALHAHDIPHTWPDSLLDEIATLEPEVSDEAKLPRVDLRDLPLVTIDGEDARDFDDAVYCQTKPSGGWRLWVAIADVSYYVRPGTALDDEAIKRGNSVYFPNQVIPMLPEVLSNGLCSLNPDVDRLCMVCEMTVSANGKLTGSKFYPAVMRSKQRFTYTKVAAMLDGDTELRERYAAHVDDLHELHNMYHALVQARRNRGAIEFETEEVRFIYNADKKIESVEPLVRNDAHKIIEECMILANVATAKFVEKHNKPGLFRVHDKPNADKYNNLVSYLAELGIELVKREEPEPRDFGEITERVAERPDKELIQTMMLRSMKQAVYQAENIGHFGLSLPQYAHFTSPIRRYPDLVIHRVIKAILQAEHNDASNVGFHTYDEQQVTELGEHCSMTERRADEATREVADWLKCEFMQDHVGDEFTGVIATVTNFGFFVRLQDFHIEGLVHISSLGKDYFSHDEVRMCLVGENTKQRYHVGDMVNVQVASVNLDEKKIDLILAGDNAIIERASKKLRKKTKSTNAKATKKQRTSEPDLWDRGSAKPSESDKNGGKTKGKSKASRRNKAKSRPGKNARKRVNKG; the protein is encoded by the coding sequence TTGAAAGCGAAAGATCCTAATTACCAGCGTGAAGCTGCCAAATACGACAAACCAATAGCCAGCCGTGAGTTTCTGTTAGCCTTATTGGAGCAAAAAGGCTTTCCGATGAGTTTTGCGCAGATCCTTAAAGCGCTCGACTATCGTGATGAAGAACGCAAAATTGCGGTTAAACGTCGCCTACGCGCTATGGAAAACGCAGGTCAACTTGTATTCACTAAGTTTAAGCAATATGCCATTGCCACAGAAAAGAAAATTATTACCGGTGAGGTTATTGGCCATCGTGATGGCTTTGGTTTTTTAAAGCCAGATGAAGGTGATAAAGACTTATTTATCCCGTATCACGAAATGCGTAAATTACTCCATGGTGACATTGTTGAAGCCAGAGTCACTGAAAGTAGTGACGCAAAAGGTAAACAGGAAGTTAAAATTCTTGATGTCTTGGTACCGCGACAAGCAAAAGTTATTGGTCGCTTGTTTGTTGAGCGTTCGGTTATTACGGTTATCCCAGAAGATGCTCGACTTGATCATGAAATTATTATTCCTAGCGATAAACGTCTTGGTGCCCGTCATGGGCAAATGGTTATCGTTGAGCTTATCCAACGTCCGACCAAGCGCAATGTTGCTTTAGGTAAAGTGGTTGAGGTGCTCGGTGAGCACATGGCACCAGGTATGGAAGTGCAAGTTGCGTTACATGCCCATGATATACCTCATACATGGCCAGACTCGTTGCTTGATGAGATTGCTACTTTAGAGCCTGAAGTCAGTGATGAAGCAAAATTACCGCGTGTTGATTTACGCGATTTACCCTTGGTGACCATTGATGGTGAGGATGCTCGAGACTTTGATGATGCTGTATATTGTCAAACCAAACCCTCAGGAGGCTGGCGCTTATGGGTTGCCATTGCCGATGTCAGTTATTATGTGCGCCCAGGTACCGCTCTAGATGATGAAGCGATAAAGCGTGGCAACTCGGTATACTTTCCTAATCAGGTGATCCCGATGTTGCCTGAGGTACTATCTAACGGTTTGTGCTCATTAAACCCTGACGTTGACAGACTGTGTATGGTTTGCGAAATGACGGTGAGTGCGAATGGTAAGCTGACGGGATCTAAGTTTTACCCTGCGGTCATGCGCTCTAAGCAACGTTTTACCTACACTAAAGTAGCAGCTATGTTAGACGGTGATACTGAATTGCGTGAGCGATATGCTGCGCATGTCGATGACTTGCATGAATTACATAATATGTATCATGCGCTTGTTCAAGCGCGACGCAATCGCGGTGCGATTGAGTTTGAAACCGAAGAAGTACGTTTTATTTATAACGCTGATAAAAAAATTGAATCAGTAGAGCCGTTGGTGCGCAATGACGCGCATAAGATCATCGAAGAATGTATGATTTTAGCGAATGTCGCGACGGCTAAGTTTGTTGAAAAACATAATAAACCAGGACTATTTCGTGTCCACGACAAGCCTAATGCAGATAAATACAATAACTTGGTAAGCTATTTAGCGGAGTTAGGAATAGAACTAGTTAAACGCGAAGAGCCAGAGCCTCGTGATTTTGGCGAGATCACCGAACGGGTTGCTGAGCGACCTGATAAAGAATTGATCCAAACGATGATGTTGCGCTCAATGAAGCAAGCGGTATATCAAGCGGAAAATATTGGCCATTTTGGTTTGTCGCTGCCTCAGTACGCGCATTTTACGTCACCGATTCGTCGCTACCCTGATTTGGTCATTCACCGTGTAATTAAAGCCATTTTACAAGCTGAACATAACGATGCCTCTAATGTTGGCTTTCATACCTATGATGAGCAACAAGTCACCGAACTCGGTGAACATTGTTCTATGACTGAGCGCCGCGCCGATGAAGCAACGCGCGAGGTAGCCGACTGGCTTAAATGTGAGTTTATGCAAGATCACGTTGGTGATGAGTTTACCGGTGTTATTGCTACCGTCACCAACTTTGGTTTTTTTGTGCGTTTGCAAGATTTTCATATTGAAGGCTTAGTGCACATTAGCTCGCTTGGTAAAGATTATTTTAGCCACGATGAAGTACGTATGTGCTTGGTAGGTGAAAATACCAAGCAGCGTTATCATGTAGGTGACATGGTTAATGTGCAAGTAGCGAGTGTTAACCTAGACGAGAAGAAAATTGATCTTATTCTCGCGGGTGACAATGCTATAATTGAGCGCGCTAGCAAAAAGCTTCGTAAAAAGACTAAAAGCACTAATGCCAAGGCGACTAAAAAACAACGCACTAGTGAACCTGATTTATGGGATCGAGGCAGTGCGAAACCAAGTGAGTCGGATAAAAATGGCGGTAAGACAAAAGGCAAGTCAAAAGCCAGTCGTCGCAATAAGGCGAAATCTCGTCCGGGCAAAAACGCTCGCAAGCGTGTAAATAAAGGTTAA